The Aeoliella mucimassa genome includes the window TTAACGAGAAAGCTGGCAACGCGTGAAAGCCGTTTTGGGAAAATCCATAGCCATTTTTGGAAACGTGTCGCCAAGCGACCGGCCGCCACCGAGTAGCGGGGGATCGCGATGTTGCTCTGAATTAGGTGAGCTGGCGCCGATAAGCGCCCGGCGTTTGGCCCATTTCGCGTTGGAAAAACCGCACCAGATGCGCATCGTCGGCGTAGCCCAACTTCCAGGCAATTTGACTGATGGAGAGACTGGTGCTCTCCAGCAAACCAGCGACGTACTTCGCCCGCTCGCGATTGATTTCCTTGCGAATCGAGTGCCCCATTTTTGCCTTAAATCGGTTGTGGAGCGTACGTTGCGACAACATGGTCGCTTTCACGACATCCGAAACTTGGATGATCTGCGACACGTGTTCGCGGATAAATTTCACCGCTTTCACCACTTCGATATCCTCTATCGCCAGACGGTCGGTGGATCGGCGCACTACCACCTGCAAAGCGGCAGCATTCACGGTGTTCGATTCAGGAGTGCGCCCACGTAGCAGGCACTCCAGTAGCTCGGCCGTTTCGTAGCCCGCCTTCTCGGTAGCAAACGGAATACTGGTAAGTGGTGGGCTATTCAGCTCACAGATTAACTCGTCGTTATCGGTGCCAATCAACGAGATTTCGTCGGGAATCGTGATGCCAGTTGAAAGGCACAGCTCCGAAAGCGCACGTGCCAGGT containing:
- a CDS encoding AraC family transcriptional regulator; this translates as MRSLPRVALLLDGARGWDAGLLRGLARYANLHRSWQFLRPAATYYQRFSGLADTSLQALLKHRPDAVIMHESEMSNHLVRSGIPTIVIPIRPVNPDRFYITCDNAAVGEIAAEHLVGQGLTHFAFVGYSDVRWSQQRLEAYRDYLVAQGHPVHQRLVPLGSDDSKRAQLHRGMIHWLRELPKPIGVFVGNDDLARALSELCLSTGITIPDEISLIGTDNDELICELNSPPLTSIPFATEKAGYETAELLECLLRGRTPESNTVNAAALQVVVRRSTDRLAIEDIEVVKAVKFIREHVSQIIQVSDVVKATMLSQRTLHNRFKAKMGHSIRKEINRERAKYVAGLLESTSLSISQIAWKLGYADDAHLVRFFQREMGQTPGAYRRQLT